One genomic segment of Drosophila melanogaster chromosome 3L includes these proteins:
- the CG15011 gene encoding uncharacterized protein: MEKFNKAQAKNLAAAQKLVDTYASSSEDEGELDENHILELLYKNYKPSDNAGSSKEAARTSTFLENTLHSGAATCLICIGSIRRVEAIWSCESCYCFFHLKCIQRWANDSMMQMKVKAAEQQNGQGHYNHLGEFVPPKRQKSLHWCCPKCRRDYQPADKPTQYNCFCGKEVNPENQPFLVPHSCGEHCGKLLQPKCGHDCKLLCHPGPCPPCAQQAQVSCLCGKSSPRSVRCIDKQWTCQQTCKELLACGKHKCNQVCHQPGKCPPCTSKSLQPCECQRESKMVNCSDRKWKCQNVCGAPFACGLHICEKVCHAGPCGDGECPLQVRSCPCGKNTQVRPCNETEETCGDTCQKLLSCGQHTCTQRCHRGPCISCPIRTKKKCRCGLHEKELPCSKEFACETKCKQMRDCGKHACNRKCCGDQCPPCEKICGKQLSCNKHKCQSVCHNGPCYPCKLESQINCRCGKTKKSVPCGRERSARIVCLELCRITPKCHHAIKHRCHKGDCPPCGQVCGLPNDTSKCGHICKARCHEAVRVNKPKEARPQAKKYEYKALPHPRCEEGVIVTCIGGHEVATWPCWNSKPTSCQRSCARQLKCGNHKCSLVCHFVPLPQDMSAQTGCANCEEGCTVPRPTGCIHACPKGCHPPPCAPCNFVIKTKCHCGLNQLVYKCNEYYDETGSVQEIIERREKLRSCGNRCLKNYPCGHRCTAICHTGKCPNPELCRKKVRIFCACKRLKQEIACDKHRAGQTFLDCDSNCKAEQIRVQAAEQLQLEQKRRDEEERNRLELEKFEAKFGKRKHKERKTVGSGPAKTKIDWQRRAIYAVSILTVVGAIVVAFYADS, from the exons atggaaaagtttaatAAAGCGCAAGCTAAAAATTTGGCTGCCGCCCAAAAACTGGTGGACACCTACGCCTCCAGCTCCGAGGATGAAGGCGAACTGGATGAGAATCACATTTTGG AACTCCTATACAAGAACTACAAACCGTCGGACAACGCAGGAAGCTCAAAGGAAGCGGCACGCACCAGTACGTTTCTGGAAAACACTCTACACTCGGGAGCGGCAACCTGTCTCATTTGCATCGGAAGCATTCGGCGGGTGGAGGCCATTTGGTCTTGCGAGAGCTGTTACTGCTTCTTTCACTTGAAGTGCATCCAACGGTGGGCCAACGACAGCATGATGCAGATGAAGGTAAAGGCGGCAGAGCAGCAGAACGGCCAGGGCCACTACAATCATCTGGGCGAATTTGTGCCGCCCAAGCGACAGAAATCCCTTCACTGGTGCTGCCCCAAGTGCCGCAGGGACTACCAACCGGCCGATAAGCCCACGCAGTACAACTGCTTCTGCGGCAAGGAGGTGAACCCCGAGAACCAGCCCTTCCTTGTGCCCCACTCATGCGGAGAGCACTGCGGAAAGCTTTTGCAACCGAAGTGTGGGCACGATTGCAAGCTGCTATGTCATCCGGGGCCATGTCCTCCTTGTGCGCAGCAGGCGCAGGTCTCGTGCCTGTGTGGTAAATCTAGTCCTAGGTCCGTGAGGTGCATTGACAAGCAGTGGACGTGTCAGCAGACT TGCAAGGAACTTCTAGCCTGCGGCAAGCACAAATGTAATCAGGTGTGTCATCAGCCAGGAAAGTGTCCTCCATGCACCAGCAAAAGCTTACAACCTTGCGAGTGCCAGCGGGAGTCGAAGATGGTCAACTGCTCCGATCGGAAATGGAAGTGTCAGAAT GTTTGTGGAGCTCCATTTGCTTGTGGTTTGCACATTTGCGAGAAGGTGTGTCACGCTGGACCCTGCGGAGATGGAGAGTGTCCTTTGCAAGTCAGGAGTTGCCCATGCGGCAAGAAT ACCCAGGTAAGACCCTGTAATGAGACAGAGGAAACCTGTGGCGATACgtgccaaaaacttttgtccTGTGGCCAGCACACTTGCACCCAGCGTTGTCATCGTGGACCTTGCATTTCC TGCCCAATAAGAACCAAAAAGAAGTGTCGTTGTGGTCTGCACGAAAAGGAGTTGCCCTGCTCCAAAGAGTTTGCATGCGAGACTAAATGCAAGCAAATGCGTGATTGCGGCAAGCATGCATGCAATAGAAAG TGCTGTGGGGACCAGTGTCCACCGTGCGAAAAGATTTGTGGCAAGCAGCTGAGCTGCAACAAGCACAAATGTCAGTCCGTGTGCCACAACGGACCTTGCTATCCGTGTAAACTGGAATCCCAGATTAACTGCCGCTGTGGAAAGACCAAAAAAAGTGTTCCTTGTGGCAGGGAAAGAAGTGCACGCATTGTCTGCTTGGAACTCTGTCG CATAACTCCCAAATGTCACCATGCCATTAAGCATCGTTGTCACAAGGGTGACTGTCCTCCATGTGGCCAAGTGTGCGGTCTACCCAATGACACCAGCAAGTGTGGGCACATCTGTAAGGCACGATGCCACGAGGCAGTTAGAGTTAATAAACCCAAAGAGGCTAGGCCACAGGCCAAAAAG TATGAGTATAAGGCATTACCACATCCACGGTGCGAGGAAGGCGTCATTGTCACCTGTATCGGAGGTCATGAGGTTGCCACTTGGCCATGCTGGAACTCCAAACCCACTTCCTGTCAGCGATCGTGTGCACGTCAGCTTAAGTGCGGCAATCACAAGTGTTCATTGGTTTGCCATTTCGTACCGCTTCCCCAGGATATGTCTGCGCAAACTGGCTGTGCCAACTGCGAGGAGGGTTGCACCGTTCCCCGACCAACCGGATGTATTCACGCCTGTCCCAAAGGATGTCATCCACCGCCCTGTGCGCCCTGCAACTTTGTGATTAAGACCAAGTGTCACTGTGGACTCAACCAGTTGGTTTACAAGTGCAACGAGTATTATGATGAAACGGGATCGGTCCAGGAGATCATCGAGCGAAGAGAAAAGCTACGGAGCTGCGGTAATCGATGCTTGAAGAAT tATCCTTGCGGACATCGCTGCACAGCCATCTGCCACACAGGCAAGTGCCCAAATCCCGAGTTGTGCCGCAAGAAGGTTCGCATTTTCTGCGCCTGCAAGCGACTCAAGCAGGAGATTGCCTGTGACAAACACCGTGCTGGTCAGACATTCTTGGATTGCGACTCGAACTGCAAGGCGGAGCAAATTCGCGTCCAGGCGGCagagcaactgcagctggaACAAAAGCGTCGCGACGAGGAAGAAAGAAACCGCCTGGAACTCGAGAAGTTCGAGGCCAAGTTCGGCAAACGCAAGCACAAGGAGCGCAAAACTGTGGGTTCTGGACCGGCCAAGACCAAGATCGATTGGCAACGTAGAGCAATCTATGCAGTATCCATTCTAACAGTTGTGGGTGCAATTGTGGTGGCTTTCTACGCGGACAGTTAA
- the CG1265 gene encoding uncharacterized protein, translating into MSGALGDVVSEYLERGPVLVVADLLSLITVSSCLVIKVPQINTIRANESSKGISVLGLCLELFSYTVMLSYNYTSGYDFLSYMEYPVLLLQEYALIYYAFKYQDLLGRRTQVVAILYSIVATLIYMKLFPIIILKFLVPFCTPIGATSKVLQLLAILRTKDASSVSRTTWALSAFTNMTRIYTVFFQSHDWMLLSNFLISTFLSASVFTAACVYKKKAKAE; encoded by the exons ATGAGTGGAGCTCTCGGAGATGTGGTGTCCGAATACCTGGAGCGCGGCCCAGTGCTCGTGGTGGCGGACCTCCTTAGCCTGATAACGGTCTCGTCCTGCCTGGTGATCAAGGTTCCGCAGATAAACACGATACGGGCGAACGAGTCCTCGAAAG GCATCAGTGTTTTGGGACTGTGCCTGGAGCTGTTCAGTTATACGGTGATGTTGTCGTACAACTACACCAGTGGCTACGACTTCCTCTCGTACATGGAGTATCCTGTTTTGCTGCTGCAGGAGTACGCCCTGATTTACTACGCCTTCAAGTACCAGGATCTGCTGGGAAGGAGGACGCAAGTGGTGGCCATACTGTATAGTATAGTGGCCACTCTCATATACATGAAGCTCTTTCCCATTATCATCCTTAAGTTCCTGGTG CCTTTCTGCACTCCCATTGGAGCCACGAGTAAGGTCCTCCAGCTGCTGGCTATTCTGAGGACCAAGGATGCCAGTTCCGTCAGTAGAACCACATGGGCGCTCTCCGCCTTTACAAACATGA CTCGAATCTACACGGTGTTCTTCCAGTCCCACGATTGGATGTTGCTATCAAACTTCCTGATTTCGACGTTCCTTAGCGCCTCCGTTTTCACCGCCGCTTGCGTCTACAAGAAGAAGGCCAAGGCGGAGTAA
- the CG1309 gene encoding uncharacterized protein, whose translation MSFLNYVFGPNLYMEYRGVPEPQRKMYEAGAVEKFGEQILSTLSVMWSVGYYTSPLLVTFLYRRGYLVTDSIPTLAKITTSVGLIVILSLVMRGLGRKQSRSYSNMIKALVRAKSSKAPGDANSELRRFDIEFNAWPVDFDVKALTGDTKKPVVTARRREPIQLATLPCEAIAYLAINTFGLSMIYPGSVKLLQKLMRPMLISGRAKLIEDDNGIRYKVKTIDSNEIDTLFIDNRPNNVGNGKTLVICSEGNAGFYEVGIMATPVALKYSVLGWNHPGFAGSTGTPHPHQDKNAIDAVVQFAINNLRFPVEDIILYGWSIGGFSTLYAASVYPDVKGVVLDATFDDVLYLAVPRMPAALAGIVKVAIRNYCNLNNAELANEFNGPISFIRRTEDEIIAEDNHIDTNRGNFLVLSVLKHRYPNIFGASQLNKAKGLLSKPLEPYSIPVADEKLCMSRLITYASDEGKSFPMNIGADYSEEVRNLMAVFLLRKHLRDYNSTHCTQLPGEFFTMPWDIPTEQGFVFT comes from the exons ATGAGTTTCCTAAATTACGTGTTTGGCCCCAACCTCTACATGGAATACCGCGGTGTGCCGGAGCCGCAGCGCAAGATGTACGAGGCAGGTGCCGTGGAAAAGTTCGGGGAGCAGATTCTATCGACG CTATCGGTTATGTGGTCCGTGGGCTATTATACTTCTCCGCTGCTCGTCACATTCCTATACCGACGCGGCTACCTGGTGACCGATTCCATACCGACGCTGGCCAAGATCACCACCAGCGTGGGCCTCATCGTCATCCTATCGCTGGTGATGCGCGGCCTGGGGCGCAAGCAATCGCGCTCCTACTCCAACATGATTAAGGCCCTCGTCCGAGCAAAGTCCTCCAAGGCACCAGGAGATGCCAACAGCGAGCTGCGTCGCTTCGACATCGAGTTCAACGCTTGGCCGGTGGACTTTGATGTGAAAGCTCTAACCGG TGATACCAAAAAGCCGGTGGTTACGGCTAGAAGGCGGGAGCCCATCCAGCTGGCGACACTGCCCTGTGAGGCCATCGCCTACCTGGCCATAAACACCTTTGGGCTCTCCATGATCTATCCGGGTTCGGTCAAACTACTCCAGAAACTTATGA GACCCATGCTGATCTCCGGACGCGCCAAGCTCATCGAGGATGACAACGGCATCCGCTACAAGGTTAAGACCATTGACTCGAACGAAATCGATACGTTGTTCATTGACAATCGCCCAAACAACGTGGGAAATGGCAAGACTCTAGTCATTTGCTCCGAGGGCAATGCCGGTTTTTATGAAGTGGGCATTATGGCCACCCCAGTGGCCTTAAAGTATTCCGTTTTGGGCTGGAATCATCCCGGATTTGCCGGCAGCACAGGCACTCCTCATCCCCACCAGGACAAGAACGCCATCGATGCCGTGGTGCAGTTTGCCATCAACAATCTTAGGTTCCCCGTAGAGGATATAATTTTGTATGGCTGGAGCATTGGTGGCTTTAGTACACTATACGCTGCCTCTGTGTATCCGGATGTCAAGGGAGTGGTACTAGACGCCACCTTCGACGATGTGCTCTACTTGGCCGTTCCTCGCATGCCAGCTGCACTGGCGGGCATTGTCAAGGTAGCCATTCGAAACTACTGTAATTTGAACAATGCCGAACTGGCCAACGAGTTCAATGGACCCATATCCTTTATTCGCCGCACTGAGGATGAGATCATTGCAGA GGACAACCACATTGACACAAACCGCGGAAATTTCTTGGTCTTGTCAGTGCTCAAGCACCGGTATCCCAACATTTTTGGGGCTTCCCAGTTGAATAAGGCCAAGGGGCTGCTGTCTAAGCCCCTGGAACCATACAGTATCCCCGTCGCCGACGAGAAGCTGTGCATGTCGCGCCTGATCACCTACGCCTCTGACGAGGGCAAGTCATTCCCCATGAACATTGGAGCAGATTACTCGGAGGAGGTGCGCAATCTGATGGCTGTGTTCTTG CTGCGCAAGCATTTACGTGACTATAACTCGACGCACTGCACCCAGCTGCCCGGGGAGTTCTTTACCATGCCGTGGGACATACCCACTGAGCAGGGATTTGTGTTCACCTAA
- the VhaM9.7-a gene encoding vacuolar H[+] ATPase M9.7 subunit a, isoform C, translated as MGAAFFPVLFFTALWGGVGIAMPIMTPKGPHQNLIRCILMLTAACCWLFWLCCYMAQMNPLIGPKLKRDVVAMIGRSWNNPIVAG; from the coding sequence ATGGGTGCCGCTTTCTTTCCCGTGCTGTTTTTCACCGCCTTGTGGGGCGGTGTGGGCATCGCCATGCCCATAATGACCCCCAAAGGACCTCACCAGAATCTGATCCGCTGCATCCTGATGCTGACCGCCGCCTGCTGCTGGCTCTTCTGGCTATGTTGCTACATGGCCCAAATGAATCCCTTGATCGGGCCCAAACTAAAGCGCGATGTGGTGGCCATGATTGGAAGGTCCTGGAACAACCCAATTGTGGCTGGTTAG
- the ago gene encoding archipelago, isoform B, with amino-acid sequence MERGCPAASSESVTSAGERTQSAVTSSTSTWVKSQASTSRKTEASEESGLGAVDAEVGAGREAFVSMSTLREDVEDVCVSSNSQHGFAVVLDDESSTFEISSSNSLPTSAGAASTVGVVAVDDSSSTDTLNGGHPDLGHPASSEHSRQGFFNEDNEDPPVVCLINDDDDDEEPEPEEDDEEELIEDEDEDAVDIVTGAISCPNTSQLALADGTIMAADGSKIFLETPVVEEAQPHPGQVVTTGSQSELTGKPKRLSDEFLLGEEDQAENLALGRCIKSEPVNPVDDNPSEGDDGATCFSLHDRLMSVRLKQMSLTANTVSNPSPAASANAAAPEEASTSNSSSTSSSALSRADIESMDLIERRDFETEQRLTGGIILRTSSMVSQNKLNLSLIKSMAGGSKAANGSGTANSDDWPSSSNGRTVSSDSKYTYKDLSTTPTSSRKYTNSRLSKSTAKLNLGSSLGASSCSQHRSGSSSTSKSMESSTSCTGAARTDVYTNTNSNDYPSLAPTTSGSSTSGGSCQQDQEENVSASVSYSSVGSQTSQESGCSRTTAINPTAACSTGSACLGDSQASTSASTSSGAGASNRCQYATTSTTKAARQVNASAQTQERFLTRSNPPAASGAGSVGANPTASVRQRRNGSSDVVHLEVVVEEGAGGGDGGVVEPGDFSAEEPWANCDEENNCSDLEEICTCQNGNGSSYGGSNASLSETFDMDAMDPDEPISLSLSSASAGFTEYSLTNPSSLMSHQRKRKFNEGRLLDGGDYSVTISSSGEVGGPGSGVSDNCRKRIAYDFASTPRSSQHLGPTAVLSVTPSSHLTSSTPGSALGRRTPRSVPSRDNPPPELQHWLAQFQRWSHVERLLALDRLIDHCDPSQVRHMMKVIEPQFQRDFISLLPRELALFVLSYLEPKDLLRAAQTCRSWRFLCDDNLLWKEKCRKAQILAEPRSDRPKRGRDGNMPPIASPWKAAYMRQHIIEMNWRSRPVRKPKVLKGHDDHVITCLQFSGNRIVSGSDDNTLKVWSAVNGKCLRTLVGHTGGVWSSQMSGNIIISGSTDRTLKVWDMDSGACVHTLQGHTSTVRCMHLHGSKVVSGSRDATLRVWDIEQGSCLHVLVGHLAAVRCVQYDGKLIVSGAYDYMVKIWHPERQECLHTLQGHTNRVYSLQFDGLHVVSGSLDTSIRVWDVETGNCKHTLMGHQSLTSGMELRQNILVSGNADSTVKVWDITTGQCLQTLSGPNKHHSAVTCLQFNSRFVVTSSDDGTVKLWDVKTGDFIRNLVALDSGGSGGVVWRIRANDTKLICAVGSRNGTEETKLMVLDFDVEGACVKCS; translated from the exons ATGGAAAGAGGATGCCCAGCTGCTAGCAGTGAATCCGTGACCAGTGCAGGGGAGCGTACTCAGTCAGCAGTCACCAGCTCCACCTCCACGTGGGTCAAGAGTCAGGCCTCAACCAGCCGAAAAACAGAAGCATCAGAAGAATCGGGATTAGGAGCAGTAGACGCAGAAGTAGGAGCCGGCAGAGAAGCCTTTGTATCTATGTCAACGCTGCGGGAGGATGTGGAGGACGTGTGTGTGTCGTCAAACTCACAACATGGTTTCGCCGTAGTTTTGGACGACGAGTCCAGCACATTTGAGATTAGCTCTTCCAACTCACTGCCCACCAGTGCGGGGGCGGCGTCCACAGTGGGAGTGGTGGCCGTCGACGACAGCTCCTCCACGGATACCTTGAACGGTGGTCATCCTGACTTAGGTCACCCCGCCTCATCGGAACACAGTCGTCAGGGCTTTTTTAATGAGGATAATGAAGATCCTCCGGTTGTATGCCTTATAaacgacgatgacgatgatgaggaaCCCGAGCCGGAGGAGGACGATGAGGAGGAACTGATTGaagacgaggacgaggacgcaGTGGACATTGTAACGGGCGCCATCAGCTGCCCCAACACATCACAGTTGGCTTTAGCCGACGGCACCATCATGGCGGCCGATGGATCTAAGATCTTCCTGGAGACGCCCGTCGTGGAGGAGGCCCAGCCGCATCCCGGTCAGGTAGTCACAACGGGATCCCAGTCGGAGCTCACAGGCAAGCCAAAAAGATTGAGCGATGAGTTCTTGCTGGGTGAGGAAGACCAAGCAGAGAACCTGGCTTTGGGAAGATGTATTAAGTCTGAGCCGGTTAATCCCGTGGACGACAATCCATCTGAAGGCGACGATGGGGCTACTTGCTTCTCACTACATGACCGTCTTATGTCAGTGCGCCTGAAGCAGATGAGCCTCACGGCCAACACCGTTTCGAATCCCTCGCCAGCAGCCTCTGCCAACGCCGCCGCCCCAGAGGAGGCCTCCACTTCCAACTCCAGCTCAACCTCCAGCTCTGCCTTGTCGAGGGCAGACATTGAGTCCATGGATCTGATCGAGCGTCGCGACTTTGAGACGGAGCAGCGTCTCACGGGCGGCATAATCCTGCGTACCAGCTCCATGGTGAGCCAGAACAAACTGAATCTAAGTCTGATCAAGTCCATGGCGGGGGGAAGCAAGGCGGCCAATGGATCGGGTACGGCCAACAGTGACGACtggcccagcagcagcaatggGCGGACCGTCTCATCGGACAGCAAGTACACCTACAAGGATCTGTCCACGACTCCAACGAGCAGTCGCAAGTACACGAATAGCCGGCTAAGCAAGTCCACTGCCAAATTAAATCTGGGATCCTCGTTGGGCGCCTCCAGCTGCAGCCAGCACCGGAGTGGTTCCAGTTCCACTTCAAAATCCATGGAGTCATCGACCAGTTGCACTGGAGCTGCCCGAACGGACGTTTACACAAACACCAACTCGAATGATTACCCCAGTCTGGCTCCAACCACGTCTGGTTCGTCCACATCCGGGGGAAGCTGTCAACAGGATCAGGAGGAGAATGTGAGTGCATCCGTCTCGTATAGCTCGGTGGGATCGCAGACCTCTCAGGAAAGTGGTTGCAGTCGCACCACTGCCATCAATCCAACAGCTGCCTGCTCCACCGGATCGGCCTGCTTGGGTGACTCTCAGGCCTCGACATCGGCTTCTACCTCGTCCGGAGCCGGAGCGTCCAACCGTTGCCAGTATGCCACTACATCGACGACAAAGGCAGCTCGCCAGGTTAATGCCAGCGCCCAAACCCAGGAGCGTTTCCTGACTCGCAGCAATCCTCCAGCTGCTAGTGGAGCGGGGTCGGTTGGGGCAAACCCGACAGCATCTGTTCGGCAACGGCGAAACGGTTCCAGCGATGTTGTCCACCTGGAAGTGGTGGTGGAAGAGGGAGCTGGCGGAGGGGACGGCGGCGTGGTGGAGCCCGGCGACTTTAGTGCCGAGGAACCTTGGGCCAACTGCGATGAGGAGAACAACTGTTCCGATCTGGAGGAGATTTGCACATGCCAGAACGGTAACGGAAGCAGCTACGGCGGAAGCAATGCCAGTCTCAGCGAGACTTTCGACATGGACGCCATGGATCCCGATGAGCCCATTTCCTTGTCGCTGTCCTCTGCCTCAGCTGGCTTCACCGAATACTCGCTGACCAATCCCAGCTCGCTAATGTCTCATCAGCGCAAACGAAAGTTCAACGAGGGACGTCTGCTGGATGGCGGCGACTACTCGGTGACTATATCTTCCAGCGGCGAAGTGGGCGGACCGGGTTCAGGTGTGAGCGATAATTGCCGCAAGCGGATTGCCTATGATTTTGCATCTACGCCGCGCTCCTCGCAACATTTGGGACCCACGGCAGTGCTATCGGTGACGCCCTCATCGCATCTGACTAGCTCCACGCCGGGATCGGCTTTGGGTCGTCGCACCCCACGTTCCGTGCCGTCTCGTGACAATCCGCCACCAGAGCTGCAGCACTGGTTGGCACAATTCCAACGATGGTCCCATGTCGAGCGATTGCTGGCCCTGGACCGTCTCATCGATCACTGCGATCCGTCTCAGGTGCGGCACATGATGAAGGTGATTGAGCCGCAGTTCCAGCGGGACTTCATCTCCCTGCTGCCAAGAGAGCTAGCCCTCTTTGTGCTCTCGTACTTGGAGCCCAAAGACTTGCTGAGGGCAGCGCAGACCTGCCGCAGCTGGCGCTTCCTGTGCGACGACAATCTGTTGTGGAAGGAGAAGTGCCGCAAAGCCCAGATCCTCGCCGAGCCGCGTAGTGATCGCCCGAAACGGGGACGCGATGGCAACATGCCGCCAATTGCTTCGCCCTGGAAGGCCGCCTACATGCGTCAGCACATCATCGAAATGAACTGGCGGTCGCGACCTGTGCGCAAGCCCAAGGTACTCAAGGGCCACGACGATCATGTGATTACGTGCCTGCAGTTCTCTGGCAATCGCATTGTGTCCGGCTCCGATGACAATACACTTAAAGTATGGTCAGCGGTGAACGGAAAG TGCCTGCGCACTTTGGTTGGTCACACCGGTGGTGTTTGGTCTTCCCAAATGTCCGGAAATATCATCATTTCAGGCAGCACGGATCGCACGCTCAAAGTCTGGGACATGGACAGCGGCGCATGTGTGCACACACTTCAGGGGCATACGTCCACTGTGCGGTGTATGCATTTGCATGGCAGCAA AGTGGTCAGTGGCTCGCGAGACGCAACCTTGAGGGTTTGGGACATTGAACAAGGCTCCTGTCTGCACGTTTTGGTTGGTCACTTGGCTGCTGTGCGTTGTGTGCAGTACGATGGGAAGCTGATTGTGTCCGGAGCGTATGATTATATGGTGAAGATCTGGCATCCGGAGCGCCAGGAGTGCCTGCACACACTGCAGGGCCACACAAATCGCGTCTACTCGCTGCAG TTTGATGGCCTGCATGTGGTATCGGGTTCATTGGACACCTCTATTCGCGTGTGGGACGTGGAGACGGGCAATTGCAAGCACACCCTGATGGGTCATCAGAGTTTGACCTCTGGCATGGAACTGCGTCAAAACATTCTTGTCTCGGGCAACGCCGACTCGACAGTCAAGGTGTGGGACATCACAACCGGACAATGTCTGCAAACGCTGTCGG GTCCAAATAAGCATCATTCTGCGGTCACCTGCCTGCAATTTAACTCCCGATTTGTGGTGACCAGTTCCGACGATGGCACCGTGAAATTGTGGGACGTTAAGACGGGCGACTTTATACGTAATCTTGTGGCTCTGGACTCTGGTGGATCCGGCGGCGTTGTGTGGCGGATTAG AGCAAACGACACTAAACTCATTTGTGCCGTCGGTTCCCGCAACGGAACGGAGGAAACAAAGCTAATGGTCCTCGACTTTGATGTTGAGGGTGCATGTGTGAAGTGCTCATAG
- the CG11586 gene encoding uncharacterized protein, isoform A, translated as MTMRPDDHRRKWDKNEYEKLAAERLLNQVAPKEEEPVQRENLKRRDYKVDLDSKLGKSVVINKNTPTSQSGGYYCNVCDCVVKDSINFLDHINGKKHQRNLGMSMKVERSTVDQVKERFQQNKKKMEEKQKDYELERRLREAKEEEDRYKEHRKEKRKERKRKAEDTDFESGGMPDDMAAIMGFSGFGGSKKNS; from the exons ATGACGATGCGACCTGATGACCACCGAAGGAAATGGGACAAGAACGAGTACGAGAAGCTGGCGGCGGAGCGGCTGCTCAACCAGGTGGCACCCAAGGAAGAAG AACCCGTACAGCGGGAGAACCTCAAGCGACGCGACTATAAGGTGGACCTGGACAGCAAGCTGGGCAAGAGCGTTGTCATCAACAAGAACACACCCACCTCGCAATCCGGTGGCTATTACTGCAACGTTTGCGACTGCGTGGTCAAGGATTCCATCAACTTTCTGGACCACATCAATGGCAAGAAGCACCAGCGCAATCTGGGCATGTCCATGAAGGTGGAGCGGAGCACCGTCGACCAGGTAAAGGAGCGCTTCCAGCAGAACAAGAAGAAGATGGAGGAGAAGCAGAAAGACTACGAGCTCGAGCGCCGCCTGCGGGAGgccaaggaggaggaggatcgCTACAAGGAACACCGCAAGGAGAAGCGAAAAGAGCGGAAGCGCAAGGCCGAGGACACGGACTTCGAGTCCGGCGGCATGCCCGACGACATGGCCGCCATCATGGGCTTCTCCGGCTTCGGTGGATCAAAGAAGAACTCGTAG